The Tursiops truncatus isolate mTurTru1 chromosome 9, mTurTru1.mat.Y, whole genome shotgun sequence DNA segment TTGTTGGAAGCCATTCAGAGCTGGGGCATGGGctggaggagagagaatgagTTTCTGTAGCGAGGACACGCAGGTGGGAGGTGGCTGGACGTTCAGGGAGCCCTGCGTGGTGGCTGCAGGACACGAGGCAGCAGCCAGGTTGTGGAGAGCCTCGTGGGCCGTTACCTGTTGGGAACTTTTCCCGATGCCCACGGTTCCAACAGGGCAGAGGCTGGACTGCATTTGCTGTGGGAGACTGCTTGATGGAGCATGGGCTAATGTAGACACTGGGAGCTGTGAGGGGCCCATGCCATAGGTCAGAGAGCATGAAGGGCTTTGTATGAGCCAGGCTTTGGTGGAGAAAGGCCAACACTCTCCCACATCCCAGAGAGAACATGTCAGCCCAGAGTCAGGAGCTGGCTGGCATGTGAGCTGGCCGGCTGTGTGGGCAAGGAGTGTCTCGAGAGATACAGGACTTCGTGAAGTTTCTTCTAGGGATGTAACCCAGGTCTTCCCAAAGCTCCGAGAGCTTGTTTTCTTGGTCATATGGTTGGAGCAGCCTGactccctgccctgcctggccTAGTTCAGCTGACCACTCCCTGGGGCTCCAGCACCTGCCAGGTCCATAGTCGCCTCACTTCACAAGTATTCTGGGGGAGCTGCCGTGGGCCTCTGGTTGCCCTCCTAAGCCCAGGGTACTGGGCCCATGGGGTGACctgaggaagaaagaatgagGGGCACAGAGTCCATGGGCTGGGTACAGGCCCCTGCCTCCCCTGGGTTCTCCAGGTCTCCCTTTGTACCCTCTCCCGGCAGCTCCACCCCCCATCCAGGTCCATCCTAACCTGGCTCACGGCTCCAGCTCTGGCTCTGCAGTGGACTCACTGAGCCATCAGGAACCAGTCACCTCTCCTCCCAGATCTTGGTTTTCCCACCCAAGGGGGAATAGGAGTTTGGCCCAGAAATCATCTAGTTCTTGCAGATGCCTTTGGGCTTTGAGAACCTGAGGTCCTGTTCCTCCAGCAGAAGGGCCAGGCTGCCCAGACCAGCCCCACCCTCCAACTTCCAGGGACCAGCCCTGCCAGTCTCTGTCCGAGTGTCTCTCCCTGTTGCACACGATAGGCAGGCTCAACAATCCTGGCCAATTAATGCACCCTGGGCAGCCCTCAACCACGACCCTGGGAGTTGGTGGACAAATGCCGCAACTTCCTGGCATGGGGCGACTCTGAAGCCCCCCGACGGGTGATCTCCAGTTGCCCGCAGTGGTGACGGGCTTGGTGACACACGCTTTATTACCTGCCTGTCTGTCTGCCTTCCCTGCTTTCCTTCCCACGCTCCTACTGGTGCTTCCTGGGATCCTGTCTCAAATCCTTgtctgcggggggtgggggaggaacaAAATTAAGGCAACATCTAGCTGAGCCACTTTATTTTCCTGATGTTTTGGCGCAGTATGAGCCAGAAAAGGGTGTGGGGGacagacccctgggctgggggcagggagacccTGCTTTTCACCTGTGATCTTGGGACATAGTAATAAGAATGAAGGGGTAGAGTTCAGGCTGGCCCTGCATTAGGGGGCTGTGGAGTGAGACTCTAAGGAACGCTGGCCCTGACTTCCCTTCTGGGGCAGGCCCTCTCTGCCAGGCTGGCCTCAGGCCCTGGGACTCTTGCGGGCGACCACAGAGCAGATGCCCTCATTGGTGCAGTGGGCCTCTGAGGAGATGACACGGGAGTACTGGCACCTCAGCACCTGGCAGCCGGCCTCCTGCAAGGCCTTCTCCACTGTCTCCTTCTCCCGGTGGAGCCCAAAGAACTTCTTGGCGCCCACCATGTAGTGCTGGGTGCGCAGGGCTAACGCGGTGACCAGGTGCCCGCCCGGCTTCAGCAGGCCGACCAGGCCTCGCCCGGCTGCCTGGTAGGCGTCCACGTCATGGCAGGCGCACTCCAGGGCCAGCAGGGTCAGCACACAGTCAACTGGTGGCACCTGGGTGAGCCCCAGTGGGTGTGGCTGGTTCACATCCCACTTCAGTAACCCGCGTGACTGTCCTTTGGAGACGGGCCTCCTTCTCCTGCCACTTGCTCCTGTGGGGGAGGGTCATGGAGGTGATGAAGAAAATTATGACAACATCCCTCCACCCCTCGCCCCCTATGCAGGGGCTCCCTATGGGCAAGGCCCATGATTTAACCTGTTGAGCAACTCTTTGAGGGAGATCGTATTTCcaccattatacagatgaggaaacggaggcacagagaggttgagtaatttgctcaaggctACACAGCTGGTAGGTGATGGGGGATTTGACAGttaattcttccttcttcctctttgtccacttcctccttcctccccttctattcatctttcttcttgataattcaaaataattcgATTTTTGATACATTGCCTTATTGAGTTTTCaagttgtaaaatatatataacaaaaactTGCCATTTAAATCACTTCAAATGTACAATTCAGGGGCATTAATTGCATTCACAATGTGTGCAACTATCACTACTGTCTGCTTCCGAAATTTTTTATCACCCCATACTGAAACTGTACCCATGAAGCAACATGTCCACATGcctcctccctgcagcccttGACCCTTTAAATATGCTTTGTTAAACATGCTCTTTCCCATTGCTGGGCCTTGGCccttgctgtcccctctgcctgacACTCTCTTTCCCCAGATCTTCACATCCTTCCTCCTTCGCCTCACCCAGGAAGCTGCTCCGAGGGCTCCTCCCTGGAGAGGCCTCCTCTTACCACCTGCTGTGGACAGAACTATGCCCCCCTCACAATCATATGCTGAAAACCTAACATGAatgggatggtatttggagatggagcctttggcAGGTAATTAGAGgtagatgagatcatgagggtggggcctctCATGGTGGGATTTGTGCCTTTTAAAAGAAGACACACTAGAGAGCTTGctgactttccttttccttcttgtgaggacacaacaagaagacGGCTGTCTACCAGCCAGGaaaagggccctcaccagacCTGGTCTTGagcttccagtctccagaaccatgagaaatgaaTGTCTTTGTTGAAGCAACTGGGTATATGGCATTTCATGGCAGCCCGAGGTGATTAAGACACCATTCCACCTAACACAGCACCCCTACTTCTTGTAGGCCTCTACTCAGCTGAAGATTGTTCTCTAGAACACTTGTTTTTCCCTGAATATCTACCTCTATCTAGCTTGGTTGTGTTGTCTTCCctactagaatgtgagctccttgGGGCTGAGACTTTGTCTGTTCACTGTAATAGTTCCAGTACCTAGAAGCAGGCGTGACCATCAGAATGCTCTCCGTGAATGGTGACAGGAATGAATGAAGCCCAGGCTGGGTTGATGTGGAGACCCTGTGCTTAGAGACCCTCCAGCTCTGTCCCACGTCAGGCTGCCCCTACCTATAACTAGGTCAGAGCCCCACGGCCCAATGATGGGTCAGGAATTTAAACTCTGATCTTTGTCCTGGCTCTAAGGTGGCCTAGAGGCCACTCTCcatgtctgggcctcagtttcctcagttgcAAAATCAGGGCCAGCATCCTGCCTGTGCCCCCTGGGGCTCTGGTAGATGGGTCCCCTCTCTGTGAATTGGATGGGGAAGGTGCCTGGAAGGGTCAGTGCTGTTGGTCTGTGGGATTTCATAAGAGTGCTTCAGGGGGATTCCTTGAAGCCCGTGTCTTCCCATAACAAGTCCCCCTCCAACATTAGGGTTAAGGAGAAGCTGCACCAGAGGGAAGTGAGATCTGTGTGGGCTAGAGCAATCAGgggaggcttccaggaggaggcgGGGACTGAAGCTGGTTCTGCAGGATGAGTGGGATACAAAGTATGGAGAGCCCAGTAGGGCAACCAAAGCTAAGAGCACAGGCAGCTCTGAGGCTGGAGGCAGGACTCACTCAAAGAGAGGAAGGTGCTGTGGGTCAGAGACCCAGGTCAGGAAGAACCTGTAGGGAAGTGGCAGGTGAAGCAGGGTGGCAGGTTCAGGCTCTGGCCTGCAGGTGATGGGGAGACCTCATCTGAGAGAGATGGTGGCCGTGGGTACCTGTCTCCCTCCAGCTCACACACCTACTGCATGGCTGGGGACAAGTCGTAGGCCCCTGGCTCCTTCTTCAGCCACTTCTTCACCTCCTGGGGGTTCTGCTGCAAGTGGTCTGAGGCGATGATCTCCCGGAAGGCTTCACAGGCCGAGAGCAGCTGGTAGATGGTGGGGCCTGGGCCAGTGTTGATCAGGACGTCACCTCTCACTCCTGCTGCAGGAGACAGTGTTTTCCAGGTGCGTGGGAGCGGGGGACACCCTACTCCAGGCCCAGCTGTGGTGGATGGAGATGCCAGGCTCTGCCCTGCCTCAGGGCTTGCCAGCAGGGGAGGGTGGCTCACAGGGGACCCGACCCTGCCTTGGGTAGCAGCCAGGCTGTGTGGGGAGTCCAGACCCCCACGCCTGGGGCTCAGGGGGTGACGGCTGGCAGGTGGGGCACAGCCTGGCACACACCACATCCCCCTGCTGCCCCAAGGGTTGCTACCAGAGGCCTGATAGGACAAGTTCTGCACTTCTGGGCAGGTTTCAGAATGACTTCTTGGTTGGAACTGGTTTGTTTCCAACAGTCTTCTGACTCTGGGTTTAAAACAATGGTGAGAGTGACCCCCCATGGCCCACTCTCCCACCTCCTCGTTGCAGAAGACAGAGCTTCTGATAAGGGATAAGACCTGAGCCAGTGGGTTCAAAACTGGCTCAGCCAATCAGGGGAGGCAAGGGGATCTGGTGATGAGTTGAGGGGAAGGATCTTTGCCTCAGAGTAGCACGAAGTGCACTGccctcttctccctgcttcctccctcctccgCTCTCCATTGAAATACACCTGTCTATTTTTCAAGGCTTAGTGCCGGTCCCTCCTCTAGAAAGTCTCCTCAGATGTCTCTGTGAGCCTTAAGCTTTCTTTCCTCTGTATTTTTGTGGACATTGCTTAATATACCATTCTTGGCACTGATTACATAGTCAGGCAATGTTTGCTGAGTGACTAAGTAACCCCTAATTGTTCAGTATACTCCCTGCCCAACTGTGCGTGGCAGCCCTGCGTTAACTGATCTTGAAGTTCGCTGCTGCCACTGACTGGCAGTCTGACCTGGGCTGGCCACCCCCCTCTTTCCCACCTCAGCCTCTCCTTGTGTACACTGAGGAACCTGGGCGATAATCCCTGCTGATCACCCAGCCTGACACCCAAGAGCAGAGTTTTGTAAACTGAGCTGTGGTTTGGCTTTGTGAATCCATGAACTCTCTTAATTCTGAGTAAAAGATTAGGagtgtgactctgtgtgtgtgtgtgcgtgcgcgcacgTGCACGCCTGTGCACCAGAGCTTTCCTCAGATTTTCAAGGGGATTCATGAGCCAAGGCTACCAAGCCCGGCTTTAAGGGAAGACAGGCAGAGATAGTCAGATGCGGGCAGTGTGCTCATGTCTGTTGTCTCAGATCCCCTCCAGCATGAGCCTGTGAGCCCCACAGCTCAGGAGTTACCTTCCCATTTCACAGGGGGAAGAAACTGAGACTGACTGTCATAGACTCAAGCCTGGCTCTTTGGCTTCTAAGGCCAGTGCTTAGGTCCCGCTCAGTGGCCACCCAGCAGAGGTCCTCATGGGTTCACAGGCTGAGCTGCCTTTGCGACATCCTTGGTGAGCCGTGTCCCAGAGGACAGGTCCGCTGCCGCCGGCAGCCCTTCCTGTCAGGTGCAGCCCTGTCTCTCCCTGAGATGGAGACCAGACACTCACCTGAAGAGAAGGTTTCAAAGAGGTTTTTCAGGTTAAATTTCAAGATTTCATTTTCAGCTACGGTGCCTGAATCGAAGGCGTAGTACGTCTTTAAGTAGTTCTTGGAGTCGAACTTTCTTGTAGTCCTCTCCTGTGTACAGCTTGCCCTCCGTTCTAGCTGGGACCTGGCTGTGTTTCCATTGCTGCAGTCCTGTTATatccacttccctctccctgcctcttcccatCAGGAGTTTCATAATCTCCTTAGACAGACCCTCCTGCCCAGGGAGGAGCTCAGATTCCACATAGTTGGAGTCAGGCCAGGATGTTAGTTTTTCTGGCTGGAGTTTATCTGTTTGATAATTATCTCAACACAGAAATGCAACAGGGTGGCCAGCATGTGCTCCTGGGGGTTCTCAGTATTTGGCTCCTGAGAGGTGATGTTTTGAGTGTCTGTACTGCGGGTGAGGGTTAAGGTTGGGAGAGCATGAGACAGAGGGACAGTGCCACAGAACtaagagagagacacagatggaCAAAGACACAGAGAGACCAGCATCTGGAAGAGGTCAAGGATGCTTCCCTCTTTGGGATTGGTGGAAAAATGAGACGAAGAAAGGAGAAACCCGTAGGGTGGAAAACAGGATGCAGAGGTGGCTAAGATTTCAGTGACTGAGGTCAGTGAGCTTGCTCTTGAAAATAGTTTGTCCTGACCTTGGTTAAATATTTCCTCCTGTCTTCAATCCTGTTTACTCTATTTGCTTAATCAATCCTTTATTTTGCTGAGGGTAAAAGTAAACTTAACCAGGGCCCCTGAAAAGGTGGGGAAGCCTCTGTTTGCACAAACCGTTTAAAAACTATTGGCATACATAAACACAGCGTGTGATTAAATTGCATAgaatttgcacacacacacacacacacacacacatgtaaacacacacatatgactACCAGTAAATCTAGGAAAAGATGAATAAGAGCAGTGGGCTGTATCAGTGACAATATCCTGGTGGTGATATTTACCATGTTTTGAAAGATGCCACGATTATGGAGACTGGGTAAAGCATACGTGGATCTCGCTGTGTTATTTCtataactgcatgtgaatctacatgatctcaaataaaagttttatataaaaaagtGTTGCCAGATCTCTTTCAAAAATTCACCCAAGATCAGATATTTCAGGTAGCAAACTCTTGTGTGTTTTGCAAATGGGCAAGTCTGGGGCCCTGGCCTATAATATGTGCCAGGTGTGTCCCCCACCCTCGTTCGCTGCCGTCTTCACAACAATCAGTAGAGAGGATGTTGAGACCCTCCCGCCTCCTGTTGGAGACGAGGAGGATGAAGGTGACGGGCCTTTTCCCAAGGAGGTCCTGGCAGCAAGTCTAGGTCTAGGTACAGATTCAAGGCCCATGTCCAAAGCCAAAATAAAGACCAGTTCCAAACCTTATTCTCTCCCCATCATACTACGCAGTCTATCCAGGTCCCTTAGCTGTGCTGCTCAAACTAGTGTGCCTGGGAAGAGCCTGGGGACCCAGCAAAAGGCAGATTCTggttcccaggtgatactgaggCCGCTGTGATGTGAGCCGCACAGCCCCAAGTCCTACCACCCTGaatcaacatttatttttcaggtttttgAGTTTCAACAGAATAGAAactctatttcattgttttcagtGCAAATTTCCCCCTCTTCTGATATTACTAGAACCTGTACTTGTGGTATTTCCACTCAGTGAGAAAAGGGTCGATGATATAATAAATGGTGATGACACAACTGCCTGTCcagttggaagaaaataaagttagacGTCTCTCCAACTTGTTAAAAAAGTATGTTATATTCAGACTCAATTAACATAAACTCTAGGAGGATTAACATCATTGGTGACACTGAGTGTATCGTATTTGTCGCAGGGTTTCTTGTTATCAGTGTGCCCCCAGACACGTGAACCTGCAGTGGCTTTGCAGGGCCGCAGAGTCACCGTGTGTGCCCCCCGTGCCTGCTTGGTTGTCCCAGCACGGGGTCAGCATCCCTTCTCTGTATCACTCTAAAGGAGCTGGTAATGTCAGTTTTTAGTGCTGCCTAATAAACAGTACACAGAGGTCCAAGTAAATTGACTTAACTGCTCCCCAAGTGGTTGACAGGTAAGACTTACAGGTGTTCATTGTTATAAATAATCTTATAATTAATATCCTCGTGCAAtaagctttttctgtattttggattCTGGCTTTGGGCTGGATTCCTAGACATAAGATTAATggagcaatttttaaaacttttcgtACAAATAATTTAGGTAAATACttgccaaattatttttctaaggaaaagaGTGCTTTTGCTGTTTATTGTTTCaggacaaatatttaatttttctttaataaaatgtgttaaattatttttcctttgggctTGTTTCTATCTAAGCTTTGAAAATCCTTCCATGTCCAGAGATCTGGTAGTTATCCAATTGTGATAGCTTCTGTGAtggttttaaaaagatatttagcCTTTATTTTGGTGTTTGGTATGAGATGAGGCTCTGTGTCCCTGCTTACGCCTCACTAGAGAAAAGTCTTGTTTACCCCTGCAAGTTCTGGACTCATTTCTTCACCCCACAGGCTCATGTGGGAAGAAAGATAACAGGGGTATCAGAGCGGGAGATGCTGAGATGATAGTTTTCCTAATCTGGAAAATGAGATTGATTCTTTTCTCAGCTGGTCGACTCTTAAGCAGTTTATTTTCTTGATAGCTTGAAAATGTGCTCCTGTGTTTGAAATTAGGGCAGAAGTCTTCTTAAATGGAAATTTTCCTGAGTTATTCAAAAGTCACAGTATAGAAGATGTTTAAGATGAtgcagacattctttttttttttttttgcggtacgcgggcctctcactgttgtggcccctcccgttgcggagcacaggctccggacgtgcaggctcagcagccatggctcacgggcccagccgctccgctggaAGCCATAGTAGATGGCCAAGTAGTCCCTGGGCAGGAAGCGCTTCTGGTACCATCGGTCCCCGTGAGGctgccttccctggtggccctgGGTGTGTGCCTCCCATGCAACTGTAGAGCACCCACGGACACGGTTTCAGAGTCTTGACTCAGTGTGTTAAAGACAAGGAAGCTTCTAGACAGTGGAGAATTGGTAAATGTTTCACAACCAGttctaaaaacagaaaagcacTGATTCGTGATGACTGcagtttccatggtgtaaatactcccaccatggttGATTTCAAGCTCCCAGTGGTTTAACAGTCAGCTCagaaaattcctaaaaatttaGCAGTTGGCTCTCATGAAATGATACACGTCAGTTTGAGTGTACCACTGCCTCCAGACTGGGGCTGGAAgatttggcaaataaaaatataggatgcTCAGTTAattgaatttcagagaaacaaaatacattttttttaggGTAAGTGTGTTCCCAAAATTGCACAGGACATACTTATCTGAAATAAGTCTTatttgttcatctgaaattcagattcaactgggtgtcctgtattctATCTGGCAGCCTTACTCTAGCCACGAATGGGAAGAAACACAGCCCAGGAATCATGGCTGCTGCTATACATAAGGTGCCTTTGTGCAAATACATAAGGTGCCTGTGTGATTTGTTAATTCTGTCggttttctacatttattagttgacATACAAATGTAAggaccttccttccttccttccttcctttctctctctctttttctttcctacagtaaatatggactcatggattcttATTTCTATTCAATGGGTTATGatctatatttttatcattactcTGATGTACAGATTTGGCCAGTAGGAGTCCCTTTCAGCTGGCTTGTGTGTTCTTTTGACATGTCCCtatcattctttgagcacttccttattaAGTCCTCCTTGTCTGTCACTCTCAGCTGAACCTAATGCTAACCAATGTAATCAGGCATGGGAGTAAAAGCAAAGGACGGAGGGCTCTAGGCTGCCTTCTTTTGCTCTAGTCCCTGAGACCCATCACATTGCCTGCCAGCACGCAAAGTGGTCCATGAAGCAACCACCCCTGAGCCTGAGTTGACCTGGGGAGGTGCGGATAGCTACCTGCTCCAAACAGCCTCCTTTGGAGCAAAGGACTCAGGCAGAGAAACCCGGGAGAAAAGAAATCCTCCAACAATCTCCAAGCACTGCCTTAAAATTGAGAATGGATCCCCCTGTCTTTAGGGAGACTGGAGTGGAAAGGAAAATCCCAGTGACCATCAGCTCAGAAGCATGGCACAGCTCAGAGGAGAATGTTCAAATAGCCAACCTGGAGCAGAGTGCCCAAGTCAGGCCATCAGAGCAAGAGACCCAGACCTTGCTGTGTACTAAGAGGTCAGAGAAGCAGGGGAAGGGAGAGCAAGAAGCAGAAGATGGAACATTATGAAGAGCAGGAGGCCTCCCCAGGGCAGTTTTCATGTCAGGGCATACACAAAAATGATCATGTGTATTGGGGTAAAAGGAGAAGGCCGCTCATGGCTGTACAGCCTGTGGTCTCTGGCCAGATAGGTTTCAGCCGGCTGCCCTGAGGCCCGAGGAGATCATGATCTGAGCACACCCACACCGAATTTGAAGCGGGTTGTTGTGGAACACTCCCATGGGGAAGCTCTGGTCTAGCAAACCCCGGAGAGAGGGACCACTGCCTGCAGTTGGGTTTTTACTCATTCCTGGAGGTTTGTTTTATTTAGGTTGAAAAGATAAACTGCTGTAACAAAAgacacccccatccccacttccaaaaataaaaacaaataaataaataaacaaagcccAAACCAGATGGAAGTTTACTTCTCTTCCTTGTAAGGATCTGAATTCCAGGCCCCCTGGTGACTCTCTGCGCCCTGTAGTCATTCAGGGAACCAGATGCCTTCTGTCTTATTTCTGCCACCCCCTAGGGAAGCATGCGCAAACGTAGGTGAGCTTCAGAATTACATAGGGGTCTGGTTTAATACAGATTGCTGGCATCACcctcagagcttctgattcagtagatctgatGAAAGGACtgagagtttgcatttctaacaagttctcaggtggtGCTGGTGTTTTGAGAGCCACAGTCTGAGAATCACTGCCCTAGGGTGTTGTCTTGTGTTTGTGGTCACAGCACACACTCATAGGTGCAGATGTGCTGTGGCTTGCTGGAGAGGGAAGAGTATGGAAAAGGTAGAGCCTAGTCTTAAAGGGCTGCCCCTCTCATTCCCTCTCATTGGTGACCACTTAGTTCCATGGCCACATCCAACTTCAAGAAAAGCTGGGAAATACAGCATGGCTGGGAAGCCACTTGCCCTGCTCCAGATATATTTTCacgaaagaaggaaagaatggattCTGTGGGCAATCAGTGGATTTTGCCACAGTGTTTTGGGGGAATTTTCCATCGA contains these protein-coding regions:
- the INMT gene encoding LOW QUALITY PROTEIN: indolethylamine N-methyltransferase (The sequence of the model RefSeq protein was modified relative to this genomic sequence to represent the inferred CDS: inserted 2 bases in 1 codon; deleted 1 base in 1 codon; substituted 1 base at 1 genomic stop codon): MGRGREREVDITGLQQWKHSQVPARTEGKLYTGEDYKXKFDSKNYLKTYYAFDSGTVAENEILKFNLKNLFETFSSAGVRGDVLINTGPGPTIYQLLSACEAFREIIASDHLQQNPQEVKKWLKKEPGAYDLSPAMQXVCELEGDRSKWQEKEARLQRTVTRLLKWDVNQPHPLGLTQVPPVDCVLTLLALECACHDVDAYQAAGRGLVGLLKPGGHLVTALALRTQHYMVGAKKFFGLHREKETVEKALQEAGCQVLRCQYSRVISSEAHCTNEGICSVVARKSPRA